The Pan troglodytes isolate AG18354 chromosome 1, NHGRI_mPanTro3-v2.0_pri, whole genome shotgun sequence genome includes a region encoding these proteins:
- the ETNK2 gene encoding ethanolamine kinase 2 isoform X3 — translation MAVPPSAPQPRASFHLRRHTPCPQCSWGMEEKAAASASCREPPGPPRAAAVAYFGISVDPDDILPGALRLIQELRPHWKPEQVRTKRFTDGITNKLVACYVEEDMQDCVLVRVYGERTELLVDRENEVRNFQLLRAHSCAPKLYCTFQNGLCYEYMQGVALEPEHIREPRLFRLIALEMAKIHTIHANGSLPKPILWHKMHNYFTLVKNEINPSLSADVPKVEVLERELAWLKEHLSQLESPVVFCHNDLLCKNIIYDSIKGHVRFIDYEYAGYNYQAFDIGNHFNEFAGVNEVDYCLYPARETQLQWLHYYLQAQKGMAVTPREVQRLYVQVNKFALASHFFWALWALIQNQYSTIDFDFLRYAVIRFNQYFKVKPQASALEMPK, via the exons ATGGCTGTGCCCCCTTCGGCCCCTCAGCCGCGCGCGTCCTTTCACCTGAGGAGGCACACGCCTTGCCCGCAGTGCTCATGGGGCATGGAGGAGAAGGCGGCGGCCAGCGCCAGCTGCCGGGAGCCTCCGGGCCCCCCGAGGGCCGCCGCCGTCGCGTACTTCGGCATTTCCGTGGACCCGGACGACATCCTTCCCGGGGCCCTGCGCCTCATCCAGGAGCTGCGGCCGCATTGGAAACCCGAGCAAGTTCGGACTAAG CGCTTCACGGATGGCATCACCAACAAGCTGGTGGCCTGCTATGTGGAGGAGGACATGCAGGACTGCGTGCTGGTCCGGGTGTATGGGGAGCGGACGGAGCTGCTGGTGGACCGGGAGAATGAGGTCAGAAACTTCCAGCTGCTGCGAGCACACAGCTGTGCCCCCAAACTCTACTGCACCTTCCAGAATGGGCTGTGCTATGAGTACATGCAGGGTGTGGCCCTGGAGCCTGAGCACATCCGTGAGCCCCGGCTTTTCAG GTTAATCGCCTTAGAAATGGCAAAGATTCATACTATCCACGCCAACGGCAGCCTGCCCAAGCCCATCCTCTGGCACAAGATGCACAATTATTTCACGCTTGTGAAGAACGAGATCAACCCCAG CCTTTCTGCAGATGTCCCTAAGGTAGAGGTGTTGGAACGGGAGCTGGCCTGGCTGAAGGAGCATCTGTCCCAGCTGGAGTCCCCTGTGGTGTTTTGTCACAATGACCTGCTCTGCAAGAATATCATCTATGACAGCATCAAAG GTCACGTGCGGTTCATTGACTATGAATATGCTGGCTACAACTACCAAGCTTTTGACATTGGCAACCATTTCAATGAGTTTGCAG GCGTGAATGAGGTGGATTACTGCCTGTACCCGGCGCGGGAGACCCAGCTGCAGTGGCTGCACTACTACCTGCAGGCACAAAAGGGGATGGCCGTGACCCCCAGGGAGGTGCAAAGGCTCTACGTGCAAGTCAACAAGTTTGCCCTG GCGTCTCACTTCTTCTGGGCTCTCTGGGCCCTCATCCAGAACCAGTACTCCACCATCGACTTTGATTTCCTCAG GTACGCAGTGATCCGATTCAACCAGTACTTCAAGGTGAAGCCTCAAGCGTCAGCCTTGGAGATGCCAAAGTGA
- the ETNK2 gene encoding ethanolamine kinase 2 isoform X4, with protein MAVPPSAPQPRASFHLRRHTPCPQCSWGMEEKAAASASCREPPGPPRAAAVAYFGISVDPDDILPGALRLIQELRPHWKPEQVRTKRFTDGITNKLVACYVEEDMQDCVLVRVYGERTELLVDRENEVRNFQLLRAHSCAPKLYCTFQNGLCYEYMQGVALEPEHIREPRLFSLSADVPKVEVLERELAWLKEHLSQLESPVVFCHNDLLCKNIIYDSIKGHVRFIDYEYAGYNYQAFDIGNHFNEFAGVNEVDYCLYPARETQLQWLHYYLQAQKGMAVTPREVQRLYVQVNKFALVRSDPIQPVLQGEASSVSLGDAKVTSHPIPPLPICLARPVLQSSILHSGIHTLGQGGRGDTWVSREKALSLPPDPSGCH; from the exons ATGGCTGTGCCCCCTTCGGCCCCTCAGCCGCGCGCGTCCTTTCACCTGAGGAGGCACACGCCTTGCCCGCAGTGCTCATGGGGCATGGAGGAGAAGGCGGCGGCCAGCGCCAGCTGCCGGGAGCCTCCGGGCCCCCCGAGGGCCGCCGCCGTCGCGTACTTCGGCATTTCCGTGGACCCGGACGACATCCTTCCCGGGGCCCTGCGCCTCATCCAGGAGCTGCGGCCGCATTGGAAACCCGAGCAAGTTCGGACTAAG CGCTTCACGGATGGCATCACCAACAAGCTGGTGGCCTGCTATGTGGAGGAGGACATGCAGGACTGCGTGCTGGTCCGGGTGTATGGGGAGCGGACGGAGCTGCTGGTGGACCGGGAGAATGAGGTCAGAAACTTCCAGCTGCTGCGAGCACACAGCTGTGCCCCCAAACTCTACTGCACCTTCCAGAATGGGCTGTGCTATGAGTACATGCAGGGTGTGGCCCTGGAGCCTGAGCACATCCGTGAGCCCCGGCTTTTCAG CCTTTCTGCAGATGTCCCTAAGGTAGAGGTGTTGGAACGGGAGCTGGCCTGGCTGAAGGAGCATCTGTCCCAGCTGGAGTCCCCTGTGGTGTTTTGTCACAATGACCTGCTCTGCAAGAATATCATCTATGACAGCATCAAAG GTCACGTGCGGTTCATTGACTATGAATATGCTGGCTACAACTACCAAGCTTTTGACATTGGCAACCATTTCAATGAGTTTGCAG GCGTGAATGAGGTGGATTACTGCCTGTACCCGGCGCGGGAGACCCAGCTGCAGTGGCTGCACTACTACCTGCAGGCACAAAAGGGGATGGCCGTGACCCCCAGGGAGGTGCAAAGGCTCTACGTGCAAGTCAACAAGTTTGCCCTG GTACGCAGTGATCCGATTCAACCAGTACTTCAAGGTGAAGCCTCAAGCGTCAGCCTTGGAGATGCCAAAGTGACCAGCCACCCCATCCCTCCCCTACCCATCTGTCTGGCCAGACCTGTTCTCCAGAGCTCAATTCTGCACTCTGGGATCCACACCCTTGGACAAGGTGGGAGAGGGGACACATGGGTGTCCAGGGAGAAGGCTCTGTCCCTGCCGCCAGACCCCAGTGGTTGCCACTGA
- the ETNK2 gene encoding ethanolamine kinase 2 isoform X2: protein MAVPPSAPQPRASFHLRRHTPCPQCSWGMEEKAAASASCREPPGPPRAAAVAYFGISVDPDDILPGALRLIQELRPHWKPEQVRTKRFTDGITNKLVACYVEEDMQDCVLVRVYGERTELLVDRENEVRNFQLLRAHSCAPKLYCTFQNGLCYEYMQGVALEPEHIREPRLFRLIALEMAKIHTIHANGSLPKPILWHKMHNYFTLVKNEINPSLSADVPKVEVLERELAWLKEHLSQLESPVVFCHNDLLCKNIIYDSIKGHVRFIDYEYAGYNYQAFDIGNHFNEFAGVNEVDYCLYPARETQLQWLHYYLQAQKGMAVTPREVQRLYVQVNKFALGPSCVSSTMTASLQCCRVGNRHGEIARLTLSGLFPGVSLLLGSLGPHPEPVLHHRL, encoded by the exons ATGGCTGTGCCCCCTTCGGCCCCTCAGCCGCGCGCGTCCTTTCACCTGAGGAGGCACACGCCTTGCCCGCAGTGCTCATGGGGCATGGAGGAGAAGGCGGCGGCCAGCGCCAGCTGCCGGGAGCCTCCGGGCCCCCCGAGGGCCGCCGCCGTCGCGTACTTCGGCATTTCCGTGGACCCGGACGACATCCTTCCCGGGGCCCTGCGCCTCATCCAGGAGCTGCGGCCGCATTGGAAACCCGAGCAAGTTCGGACTAAG CGCTTCACGGATGGCATCACCAACAAGCTGGTGGCCTGCTATGTGGAGGAGGACATGCAGGACTGCGTGCTGGTCCGGGTGTATGGGGAGCGGACGGAGCTGCTGGTGGACCGGGAGAATGAGGTCAGAAACTTCCAGCTGCTGCGAGCACACAGCTGTGCCCCCAAACTCTACTGCACCTTCCAGAATGGGCTGTGCTATGAGTACATGCAGGGTGTGGCCCTGGAGCCTGAGCACATCCGTGAGCCCCGGCTTTTCAG GTTAATCGCCTTAGAAATGGCAAAGATTCATACTATCCACGCCAACGGCAGCCTGCCCAAGCCCATCCTCTGGCACAAGATGCACAATTATTTCACGCTTGTGAAGAACGAGATCAACCCCAG CCTTTCTGCAGATGTCCCTAAGGTAGAGGTGTTGGAACGGGAGCTGGCCTGGCTGAAGGAGCATCTGTCCCAGCTGGAGTCCCCTGTGGTGTTTTGTCACAATGACCTGCTCTGCAAGAATATCATCTATGACAGCATCAAAG GTCACGTGCGGTTCATTGACTATGAATATGCTGGCTACAACTACCAAGCTTTTGACATTGGCAACCATTTCAATGAGTTTGCAG GCGTGAATGAGGTGGATTACTGCCTGTACCCGGCGCGGGAGACCCAGCTGCAGTGGCTGCACTACTACCTGCAGGCACAAAAGGGGATGGCCGTGACCCCCAGGGAGGTGCAAAGGCTCTACGTGCAAGTCAACAAGTTTGCCCTG GGTCCTAGCTGtgtgtcttccacaatgactgcATCCCTCCAGTGCTGTAGAGTCGGAAACAGGCATGGGGAGATTGCCAGGCTGACCCTCTCTGGTCTGTTTCCAGGCGTCTCACTTCTTCTGGGCTCTCTGGGCCCTCATCCAGAACCAGTACTCCACCATCGACTTTGA
- the ETNK2 gene encoding ethanolamine kinase 2 isoform X6 — MAKIHTIHANGSLPKPILWHKMHNYFTLVKNEINPSLSADVPKVEVLERELAWLKEHLSQLESPVVFCHNDLLCKNIIYDSIKGHVRFIDYEYAGYNYQAFDIGNHFNEFAGVNEVDYCLYPARETQLQWLHYYLQAQKGMAVTPREVQRLYVQVNKFALASHFFWALWALIQNQYSTIDFDFLRYAVIRFNQYFKVKPQASALEMPK, encoded by the exons ATGGCAAAGATTCATACTATCCACGCCAACGGCAGCCTGCCCAAGCCCATCCTCTGGCACAAGATGCACAATTATTTCACGCTTGTGAAGAACGAGATCAACCCCAG CCTTTCTGCAGATGTCCCTAAGGTAGAGGTGTTGGAACGGGAGCTGGCCTGGCTGAAGGAGCATCTGTCCCAGCTGGAGTCCCCTGTGGTGTTTTGTCACAATGACCTGCTCTGCAAGAATATCATCTATGACAGCATCAAAG GTCACGTGCGGTTCATTGACTATGAATATGCTGGCTACAACTACCAAGCTTTTGACATTGGCAACCATTTCAATGAGTTTGCAG GCGTGAATGAGGTGGATTACTGCCTGTACCCGGCGCGGGAGACCCAGCTGCAGTGGCTGCACTACTACCTGCAGGCACAAAAGGGGATGGCCGTGACCCCCAGGGAGGTGCAAAGGCTCTACGTGCAAGTCAACAAGTTTGCCCTG GCGTCTCACTTCTTCTGGGCTCTCTGGGCCCTCATCCAGAACCAGTACTCCACCATCGACTTTGATTTCCTCAG GTACGCAGTGATCCGATTCAACCAGTACTTCAAGGTGAAGCCTCAAGCGTCAGCCTTGGAGATGCCAAAGTGA
- the ETNK2 gene encoding ethanolamine kinase 2 isoform X1 — protein sequence MAVPPSAPQPRASFHLRRHTPCPQCSWGMEEKAAASASCREPPGPPRAAAVAYFGISVDPDDILPGALRLIQELRPHWKPEQVRTKRFTDGITNKLVACYVEEDMQDCVLVRVYGERTELLVDRENEVRNFQLLRAHSCAPKLYCTFQNGLCYEYMQGVALEPEHIREPRLFRLIALEMAKIHTIHANGSLPKPILWHKMHNYFTLVKNEINPSLSADVPKVEVLERELAWLKEHLSQLESPVVFCHNDLLCKNIIYDSIKGHVRFIDYEYAGYNYQAFDIGNHFNEFAGVNEVDYCLYPARETQLQWLHYYLQAQKGMAVTPREVQRLYVQVNKFALVRSDPIQPVLQGEASSVSLGDAKVTSHPIPPLPICLARPVLQSSILHSGIHTLGQGGRGDTWVSREKALSLPPDPSGCH from the exons ATGGCTGTGCCCCCTTCGGCCCCTCAGCCGCGCGCGTCCTTTCACCTGAGGAGGCACACGCCTTGCCCGCAGTGCTCATGGGGCATGGAGGAGAAGGCGGCGGCCAGCGCCAGCTGCCGGGAGCCTCCGGGCCCCCCGAGGGCCGCCGCCGTCGCGTACTTCGGCATTTCCGTGGACCCGGACGACATCCTTCCCGGGGCCCTGCGCCTCATCCAGGAGCTGCGGCCGCATTGGAAACCCGAGCAAGTTCGGACTAAG CGCTTCACGGATGGCATCACCAACAAGCTGGTGGCCTGCTATGTGGAGGAGGACATGCAGGACTGCGTGCTGGTCCGGGTGTATGGGGAGCGGACGGAGCTGCTGGTGGACCGGGAGAATGAGGTCAGAAACTTCCAGCTGCTGCGAGCACACAGCTGTGCCCCCAAACTCTACTGCACCTTCCAGAATGGGCTGTGCTATGAGTACATGCAGGGTGTGGCCCTGGAGCCTGAGCACATCCGTGAGCCCCGGCTTTTCAG GTTAATCGCCTTAGAAATGGCAAAGATTCATACTATCCACGCCAACGGCAGCCTGCCCAAGCCCATCCTCTGGCACAAGATGCACAATTATTTCACGCTTGTGAAGAACGAGATCAACCCCAG CCTTTCTGCAGATGTCCCTAAGGTAGAGGTGTTGGAACGGGAGCTGGCCTGGCTGAAGGAGCATCTGTCCCAGCTGGAGTCCCCTGTGGTGTTTTGTCACAATGACCTGCTCTGCAAGAATATCATCTATGACAGCATCAAAG GTCACGTGCGGTTCATTGACTATGAATATGCTGGCTACAACTACCAAGCTTTTGACATTGGCAACCATTTCAATGAGTTTGCAG GCGTGAATGAGGTGGATTACTGCCTGTACCCGGCGCGGGAGACCCAGCTGCAGTGGCTGCACTACTACCTGCAGGCACAAAAGGGGATGGCCGTGACCCCCAGGGAGGTGCAAAGGCTCTACGTGCAAGTCAACAAGTTTGCCCTG GTACGCAGTGATCCGATTCAACCAGTACTTCAAGGTGAAGCCTCAAGCGTCAGCCTTGGAGATGCCAAAGTGACCAGCCACCCCATCCCTCCCCTACCCATCTGTCTGGCCAGACCTGTTCTCCAGAGCTCAATTCTGCACTCTGGGATCCACACCCTTGGACAAGGTGGGAGAGGGGACACATGGGTGTCCAGGGAGAAGGCTCTGTCCCTGCCGCCAGACCCCAGTGGTTGCCACTGA
- the ETNK2 gene encoding ethanolamine kinase 2 isoform X5, translating into MAVPPSAPQPRASFHLRRHTPCPQCSWGMEEKAAASASCREPPGPPRAAAVAYFGISVDPDDILPGALRLIQELRPHWKPEQVRTKRFTDGITNKLVACYVEEDMQDCVLVRVYGERTELLVDRENEVRNFQLLRAHSCAPKLYCTFQNGLCYEYMQGVALEPEHIREPRLFSLSADVPKVEVLERELAWLKEHLSQLESPVVFCHNDLLCKNIIYDSIKGHVRFIDYEYAGYNYQAFDIGNHFNEFAGVNEVDYCLYPARETQLQWLHYYLQAQKGMAVTPREVQRLYVQVNKFALASHFFWALWALIQNQYSTIDFDFLRYAVIRFNQYFKVKPQASALEMPK; encoded by the exons ATGGCTGTGCCCCCTTCGGCCCCTCAGCCGCGCGCGTCCTTTCACCTGAGGAGGCACACGCCTTGCCCGCAGTGCTCATGGGGCATGGAGGAGAAGGCGGCGGCCAGCGCCAGCTGCCGGGAGCCTCCGGGCCCCCCGAGGGCCGCCGCCGTCGCGTACTTCGGCATTTCCGTGGACCCGGACGACATCCTTCCCGGGGCCCTGCGCCTCATCCAGGAGCTGCGGCCGCATTGGAAACCCGAGCAAGTTCGGACTAAG CGCTTCACGGATGGCATCACCAACAAGCTGGTGGCCTGCTATGTGGAGGAGGACATGCAGGACTGCGTGCTGGTCCGGGTGTATGGGGAGCGGACGGAGCTGCTGGTGGACCGGGAGAATGAGGTCAGAAACTTCCAGCTGCTGCGAGCACACAGCTGTGCCCCCAAACTCTACTGCACCTTCCAGAATGGGCTGTGCTATGAGTACATGCAGGGTGTGGCCCTGGAGCCTGAGCACATCCGTGAGCCCCGGCTTTTCAG CCTTTCTGCAGATGTCCCTAAGGTAGAGGTGTTGGAACGGGAGCTGGCCTGGCTGAAGGAGCATCTGTCCCAGCTGGAGTCCCCTGTGGTGTTTTGTCACAATGACCTGCTCTGCAAGAATATCATCTATGACAGCATCAAAG GTCACGTGCGGTTCATTGACTATGAATATGCTGGCTACAACTACCAAGCTTTTGACATTGGCAACCATTTCAATGAGTTTGCAG GCGTGAATGAGGTGGATTACTGCCTGTACCCGGCGCGGGAGACCCAGCTGCAGTGGCTGCACTACTACCTGCAGGCACAAAAGGGGATGGCCGTGACCCCCAGGGAGGTGCAAAGGCTCTACGTGCAAGTCAACAAGTTTGCCCTG GCGTCTCACTTCTTCTGGGCTCTCTGGGCCCTCATCCAGAACCAGTACTCCACCATCGACTTTGATTTCCTCAG GTACGCAGTGATCCGATTCAACCAGTACTTCAAGGTGAAGCCTCAAGCGTCAGCCTTGGAGATGCCAAAGTGA